A window from Candidatus Omnitrophota bacterium encodes these proteins:
- the pyrE gene encoding orotate phosphoribosyltransferase, translating to MEKANRAELKEKLFKLLNKEALKRGKFILSSGKESNYYLDGRVITLSPEGAYLVAGIILDMVKDEAVDAIGGPTLGADPIVGALAVLSYINKQPIKTFIVRKQAKEHGTQRQVEGPELKKGGRVILIDDVATSGKAILEAKQALDKIGVIAEKAIVIVDRNQGAVENLAKAGLKLEPIFKISEFGL from the coding sequence ATGGAAAAGGCGAACCGCGCGGAATTAAAGGAAAAATTATTTAAATTATTGAATAAAGAGGCTTTAAAAAGAGGTAAATTTATTCTTTCTTCGGGTAAAGAGAGTAACTATTATCTTGATGGCCGGGTAATTACCTTGAGTCCGGAAGGCGCATATTTAGTTGCCGGCATTATTCTGGATATGGTTAAAGATGAAGCTGTGGATGCTATCGGCGGTCCGACTTTGGGAGCTGATCCTATTGTAGGAGCCTTGGCCGTTTTAAGCTATATCAATAAACAGCCGATTAAAACATTTATTGTGCGTAAACAGGCCAAAGAGCATGGGACACAGAGGCAGGTCGAAGGCCCGGAGTTAAAAAAAGGCGGCCGTGTAATCCTGATCGATGACGTGGCGACCAGCGGCAAGGCGATCTTGGAAGCAAAACAGGCATTGGATAAAATCGGGGTAATCGCCGAGAAGGCAATCGTAATTGTCGATCGCAACCAGGGGGCTGTTGAAAATTTAGCTAAAGCAGGTTTAAAATTAGAGCCAATCTTCAAAATTTCGGAATTCGGCCTCTAG
- a CDS encoding ComF family protein, with the protein MLPGLLKGLKDLIYPNYCLVCKNRVEATKERDLVCRGCWDKVEKNLPPFCASCGRHLDAKAIEKNTCASCANVKFYFDRAFSPCPYTGSVKKLIHEFKYGGKDYLGKPLGSIMNTFIRDYNLPIQHLDFIIPVPLHKSRQREREFNQAEILSRQVAEEFNKELLTEALIRSKPTKTQTELTLEERRRNVEESFRVARPELIKDTNLLLIDDVLTTGATSNEAAKSLKQAGAKIVLLMTLAD; encoded by the coding sequence ATGTTGCCCGGTTTGCTTAAAGGATTAAAGGATTTAATTTATCCAAACTACTGCCTGGTTTGTAAAAACAGGGTTGAGGCAACCAAAGAGCGGGATTTAGTCTGCCGCGGCTGCTGGGACAAGGTCGAAAAGAACCTGCCTCCTTTCTGCGCTTCATGCGGCAGGCACCTGGACGCCAAAGCAATAGAGAAAAACACTTGCGCCAGCTGCGCGAACGTAAAATTTTATTTTGACCGGGCATTCAGCCCCTGCCCATACACAGGTTCCGTAAAAAAATTGATCCATGAATTCAAATATGGCGGTAAAGATTACCTGGGAAAACCGCTAGGCTCGATTATGAATACTTTTATCCGGGATTATAATTTACCGATCCAACATCTTGATTTCATTATCCCTGTACCGCTGCATAAAAGCCGGCAAAGAGAAAGAGAATTCAATCAGGCTGAAATTTTAAGCCGGCAGGTGGCCGAAGAATTTAATAAGGAACTGCTCACTGAGGCGCTTATTCGCAGCAAACCAACCAAAACCCAAACCGAACTAACTTTAGAAGAGCGGCGCAGGAATGTAGAAGAAAGTTTTCGGGTTGCTCGTCCGGAGTTAATTAAGGATACAAATTTATTGCTGATCGACGATGTCTTGACTACCGGAGCCACCTCAAACGAAGCAGCTAAAAGTTTAAAGCAAGCCGGAGCAAAAATAGTGCTTTTAATGACTTTAGCCGACTAG
- a CDS encoding Maf and M48 domain-containing protein, whose product MNKIYLASKSKARKKLLEKFGLKFKVLPSKVKENDRRGNLSYAQLVKNNARDKAKEVAARVKEGIIIAADTICVQDGKIFGKPKNIRAARLMLKKLSSAPQWLYTGLAVIKKDKGKDRIAIDYEKTKVYMDRLSDREINNYFKQVSPLDKAGSFDIQGKGAFFIKRIDGCFYNVVGLPLRKLYRIFQKLGVLSLICFAWALSGCSTEYNLATKQEEKYYYSTDQEVAMGQAINRQLEKELKFSNDPLQKKRVEDIGKKIAAVSDRKEIDYYFQVLDDDTVNAVSLPGGYVYVNSGLLDKVSNDDELACVLAHEVGHIVARHSIKKLQAMQSYSILRLLVAVTPVSGAGEVGSAADAAFTQFLLGYSREDELLADQLGTRYAKLAGYNPHAMITFLTKLQDINRRTPLQERSYFKTHPYVPDRIRVVKQELGEQISFGDYINIEQETHK is encoded by the coding sequence ATGAATAAAATTTACTTAGCCTCTAAATCAAAAGCCAGGAAAAAGTTGCTGGAGAAATTCGGCCTGAAGTTTAAAGTCCTTCCTTCTAAAGTTAAAGAGAATGACCGGCGCGGGAATTTATCTTACGCGCAATTAGTCAAGAATAACGCGCGCGACAAGGCCAAAGAGGTTGCCGCCAGAGTAAAAGAGGGGATCATTATCGCCGCCGATACTATCTGCGTGCAGGATGGCAAGATTTTCGGCAAGCCCAAAAACATACGCGCTGCCCGGCTTATGCTTAAGAAATTATCGAGCGCGCCGCAATGGCTTTATACCGGTCTGGCAGTTATAAAAAAAGATAAAGGCAAAGATCGAATCGCCATTGACTATGAAAAAACAAAAGTTTATATGGACCGATTAAGCGATAGAGAAATTAATAATTATTTCAAGCAGGTTTCTCCGTTGGATAAAGCGGGGAGTTTTGATATCCAGGGCAAGGGGGCATTTTTTATCAAGAGGATCGACGGCTGTTTTTATAATGTCGTCGGCTTGCCTTTGCGGAAACTCTATCGTATTTTTCAGAAACTGGGGGTGTTGTCTTTAATTTGTTTTGCCTGGGCGCTCTCCGGTTGTTCCACCGAGTATAACCTGGCTACCAAACAAGAGGAAAAATATTACTACAGCACGGATCAGGAAGTAGCCATGGGCCAGGCGATTAACCGCCAGCTGGAAAAAGAATTAAAATTTTCCAACGACCCTTTACAGAAGAAACGCGTAGAGGATATCGGCAAAAAGATAGCCGCGGTAAGTGATAGAAAAGAGATTGATTACTATTTTCAGGTTTTGGATGATGACACGGTAAATGCCGTTTCTCTGCCCGGAGGCTATGTCTATGTCAACAGCGGATTACTGGATAAAGTTTCCAATGATGATGAACTGGCTTGTGTTTTGGCGCATGAAGTAGGGCATATCGTCGCCCGGCACAGCATTAAAAAACTCCAGGCAATGCAAAGTTATTCCATATTAAGATTATTGGTGGCAGTAACTCCTGTCTCCGGAGCAGGGGAAGTAGGCTCTGCCGCGGACGCCGCTTTTACTCAATTTCTCCTCGGTTACAGCCGGGAGGATGAGCTGCTGGCGGACCAATTGGGGACCCGCTACGCTAAATTGGCAGGTTATAACCCGCACGCGATGATTACTTTTTTAACCAAACTGCAGGATATAAACCGCAGGACGCCGCTCCAGGAGCGTTCCTATTTTAAGACCCACCCCTATGTGCCTGACAGGATCAGGGTAGTCAAACAGGAACTGGGAGAGCAAATCAGCTTCGGGGATTATATCAACATTGAACAAGAAACTCACAAATAA
- a CDS encoding NAD(P)/FAD-dependent oxidoreductase yields MEKIKIVVVGAGPSGMMAAIRAAALGQDVTLLEKKSTLGNKLLLSGKGRCNLTNTEDLQYFLKRFSKSGDFLRDAFKKFFSQELISFFEERGLKLKVERQMRVFPQSDRSSSVLDILKKELEKLKVKIIYKSQVIDLLVKDGGARGVRLEDEKIITAQRIILAGGGASYSFTGSDASAINIAKKSGHTIVPLRAGLVALDVKQSYPKKLEGLTLRNIRLEFSDGKTQIISEVGELVFTATGISGPLVITLSGRVIDLLAESKKVYAEIDLKPALSIEQLDGRLLREFKTNSKKIIQNALKRLLPLRLIKVFMDATGIAPLTKCSQITQSQRQKIISLLKGFRLDISGPRPLEEAMVTRGGVSLKEINPRTMESRLVKGLYFCGEMLDVDADTGGFNLQAAFSTGYLAGESAASN; encoded by the coding sequence GTGGAAAAAATAAAAATTGTCGTAGTCGGCGCAGGGCCATCGGGGATGATGGCGGCAATCCGGGCAGCAGCTCTTGGCCAGGATGTAACCCTGCTTGAAAAAAAGAGCACCCTCGGAAACAAGCTCCTCTTAAGCGGCAAAGGACGCTGTAATCTTACCAATACCGAAGATCTCCAGTATTTTCTCAAACGTTTCTCAAAGAGCGGCGACTTTTTAAGGGATGCCTTTAAGAAGTTTTTTAGCCAAGAGTTGATTTCTTTTTTTGAAGAGCGCGGTTTAAAGCTAAAAGTTGAGCGTCAGATGCGCGTTTTTCCTCAAAGCGACCGCTCTTCCAGTGTCCTGGATATATTAAAAAAAGAGTTGGAAAAGCTTAAAGTAAAGATTATTTACAAAAGCCAGGTTATTGATTTGCTGGTTAAAGATGGAGGAGCCCGGGGGGTACGTTTAGAGGATGAAAAGATCATCACGGCCCAGCGGATAATTTTAGCCGGCGGAGGGGCAAGTTACAGTTTTACCGGTTCCGACGCCTCAGCAATAAATATCGCTAAAAAATCCGGTCATACCATTGTGCCTTTGCGGGCAGGTTTGGTCGCTTTGGATGTGAAACAAAGTTATCCTAAAAAATTAGAGGGTTTAACCTTGCGCAATATCCGGCTTGAGTTTTCCGACGGCAAAACGCAGATTATTTCCGAGGTAGGGGAATTAGTTTTTACAGCGACCGGAATATCCGGGCCGCTGGTAATTACTTTAAGCGGCAGGGTGATCGATTTGCTGGCTGAAAGTAAAAAAGTTTACGCGGAGATAGATTTAAAGCCGGCATTATCTATCGAGCAGCTGGATGGCCGCCTGCTTAGGGAGTTTAAAACCAATTCTAAAAAAATTATCCAGAATGCGCTTAAAAGATTATTACCCTTGCGTTTAATTAAAGTTTTTATGGATGCCACGGGAATCGCTCCGCTTACAAAATGCAGCCAGATTACCCAGAGTCAAAGGCAAAAGATAATTTCCTTGCTTAAAGGTTTTCGTTTGGATATTTCCGGACCCCGGCCGCTTGAAGAAGCGATGGTGACCCGCGGCGGGGTGAGTTTAAAGGAGATCAATCCGCGGACCATGGAGTCGCGCCTGGTTAAGGGGCTGTATTTTTGCGGGGAGATGCTCGATGTTGACGCCGATACCGGCGGATTTAACCTTCAGGCGGCATTCTCGACCGGATATCTTGCGGGAGAAAGCGCGGCATCGAATTAA
- a CDS encoding AEC family transporter: MFLEHFKITGLAMAQIFILGALGYILVRKNMLSHLGLDALSRLVIQIIFPAMIFTQLLQNFSFSLYPNWWIFPLASLTITACGLLVGFFLLKLIRLKNHKLQFLSLVGFQNSGYLPLAMVAAIFSGQELNNIFIYIFLFLLGFDLVAWSLGIYMLTYDKEVKFKLRHIFSPPVIANLSTLTLIALGLNKFIPAVIFKPIQMIGNCTLPLALIVVGGNVALARLKNIDKQAVSFFLLGKLIILPLLGLWLVLKLGLPQLFGFLIVMQLAMPSATSLSVIIRHYNREDALISQGVFFSHIISLVTIPLFLGLYLSLVVLK, from the coding sequence ATGTTTTTGGAGCATTTTAAAATCACCGGACTTGCCATGGCCCAGATCTTCATTTTGGGGGCTTTAGGCTATATTTTGGTAAGGAAAAATATGCTTTCTCACTTGGGCTTAGATGCTTTAAGCCGCCTGGTGATCCAGATTATTTTCCCGGCGATGATCTTTACCCAGTTGTTGCAGAATTTCAGCTTCAGCCTTTATCCGAACTGGTGGATTTTTCCGCTGGCCAGCCTGACAATTACCGCTTGCGGCCTGCTGGTGGGTTTCTTTTTGCTTAAGCTGATCAGGTTAAAAAATCATAAATTGCAGTTTTTAAGCCTGGTGGGTTTTCAGAATTCCGGATACCTGCCTTTGGCGATGGTGGCAGCCATATTTTCCGGCCAGGAGTTGAACAATATTTTTATTTATATCTTCTTGTTCCTGCTGGGTTTTGATTTGGTGGCCTGGTCATTGGGAATATATATGCTTACTTACGATAAAGAGGTAAAATTTAAGTTGCGGCATATTTTCAGCCCTCCGGTAATCGCGAATTTATCGACTCTTACGCTTATAGCGCTGGGGTTAAATAAATTCATACCGGCGGTCATATTTAAACCTATCCAAATGATCGGTAACTGCACTTTGCCTTTGGCCTTGATTGTCGTCGGAGGCAACGTTGCTTTAGCGCGGCTGAAGAATATCGATAAGCAGGCGGTTTCTTTTTTTCTCTTAGGCAAGCTGATTATTTTGCCGCTGTTAGGCCTGTGGCTTGTGCTTAAGCTGGGGCTGCCGCAATTATTTGGTTTTTTGATCGTTATGCAGTTAGCCATGCCCTCGGCAACATCTTTATCGGTGATTATCCGCCATTATAACCGGGAAGACGCCTTGATC
- a CDS encoding family 1 glycosylhydrolase gives MENNLVDLSKANFDNPFGVLEFLHWNHSWNSYKYPGNRDLEKTISLMQEAGVGWVRLDFLWGDIEAQEGKFDFSKYDNVVKLLKGKGIHILGILHYSTSWASSCGEWNCPPKDNKIFVNYANKVIQRYKDQVKYWEVWNEPDSAIYWKQQDSLNSYCGLLKEVYLAAKRIDPDCKILNGGIANGPASINHLYDNGAKDYFDILNLHFFESPLHSKDAIKALAGYFKLVHKIMARNGDANKKIWITEIGCPGVKLGLRADNWWMGKNPDERQQAQWLKDVYTELLKDPQVEKIFWAFFRDTKNHWKNGVDYFGLVRWDYSRKSSFKAYRECHRKWKDRAV, from the coding sequence ATGGAGAATAATTTAGTAGATTTAAGTAAAGCCAATTTCGATAATCCATTTGGAGTTTTAGAGTTTCTGCACTGGAATCATTCTTGGAATAGCTATAAATATCCCGGTAATCGTGATTTGGAGAAAACTATTTCTTTGATGCAGGAGGCCGGGGTTGGCTGGGTAAGATTGGATTTCCTATGGGGGGATATTGAAGCGCAAGAGGGTAAGTTTGATTTTTCTAAATATGATAATGTCGTTAAATTACTCAAAGGTAAAGGAATTCATATCCTGGGTATTTTGCATTACAGTACAAGTTGGGCTTCTTCCTGTGGGGAGTGGAATTGTCCGCCTAAAGATAATAAAATATTCGTCAATTACGCGAACAAGGTTATACAGCGCTATAAAGATCAGGTTAAATACTGGGAGGTTTGGAACGAGCCGGATTCTGCTATCTACTGGAAACAACAGGACAGCCTTAACTCCTATTGCGGCCTGCTAAAAGAAGTGTATCTGGCGGCTAAAAGAATAGATCCGGATTGTAAGATCCTAAACGGCGGTATTGCCAATGGGCCGGCCAGCATTAATCACCTTTATGATAACGGAGCCAAAGATTATTTCGATATATTAAACCTGCATTTTTTCGAAAGCCCTTTACATAGCAAGGATGCCATAAAAGCTTTAGCCGGTTATTTTAAGCTTGTCCATAAGATAATGGCGCGCAACGGGGATGCCAACAAGAAAATCTGGATAACTGAAATCGGTTGTCCCGGGGTAAAGTTGGGATTAAGGGCAGATAATTGGTGGATGGGCAAAAATCCTGATGAACGCCAACAAGCCCAGTGGCTAAAAGACGTGTATACTGAACTATTAAAAGATCCCCAGGTAGAGAAAATTTTTTGGGCCTTTTTCCGGGACACTAAAAATCACTGGAAAAATGGGGTAGATTATTTTGGTTTGGTGCGCTGGGATTATTCCCGCAAATCCTCTTTTAAAGCCTATCGAGAGTGTCACCGGAAGTGGAAGGATAGAGCCGTATAA
- a CDS encoding LptF/LptG family permease, translating to MKILRNYILREFIGPLLLCLGTLTFLMVLIGNLKRIADLVINKGVDFFSVVQIFIYLTPYIVTYTLPISILVAILLAFGRLSGDNEVIAIRASGINLFKLILPLLTIGLALSLALAVFNDKAASYAHFAYRRVLQEMGIKNPTAAFEEGVFIDSFQKYVLFIYHVDQKKNRLNNIRIYEPQGEDKPTRTIVARAGEFITVPGKNTIKLKLIDGTSDEPDPENPTNFYKLNFRTYFMNLDMAQMQDKVVDKKYKEMTIHELKKEAKKLKSEGISPAPLITKIHEKLALAFSCFVFMLLGSSLGIITRRREKTINIGIAVLIIICYYPLYIGLVAMAIEGIIPAALACWIPNIIFAAVGGYLTYKLCAS from the coding sequence ATGAAAATACTGCGTAATTATATTTTAAGAGAATTTATCGGGCCCCTGCTCCTGTGCCTGGGGACATTAACCTTCCTGATGGTATTAATCGGCAACCTAAAGCGCATTGCCGATTTAGTCATCAATAAAGGAGTGGATTTCTTCAGCGTGGTGCAGATTTTTATCTACCTTACTCCTTATATCGTTACCTATACCCTGCCTATATCGATACTGGTGGCGATATTACTCGCTTTCGGCAGATTATCCGGAGATAACGAAGTAATCGCGATACGGGCAAGCGGAATAAACCTGTTTAAATTAATCCTTCCCTTATTGACTATCGGCCTGGCTTTAAGCTTGGCGCTGGCGGTTTTTAACGATAAGGCGGCCTCCTACGCGCATTTTGCTTACCGCAGAGTCCTGCAGGAAATGGGGATAAAAAATCCTACCGCCGCCTTCGAAGAAGGGGTATTCATTGATTCCTTTCAAAAATACGTCCTTTTCATCTATCACGTAGACCAGAAAAAGAACCGGCTCAATAACATCCGTATTTATGAACCTCAAGGTGAAGACAAGCCCACCCGCACCATTGTCGCCCGCGCCGGAGAATTTATCACCGTTCCCGGCAAAAACACCATAAAATTAAAGCTCATCGACGGAACAAGCGATGAACCTGACCCGGAAAATCCCACTAACTTTTATAAGCTTAATTTCCGCACCTATTTTATGAACCTGGACATGGCCCAGATGCAGGACAAAGTTGTGGATAAAAAATACAAAGAGATGACTATTCATGAATTAAAAAAAGAGGCGAAAAAATTAAAAAGCGAAGGAATAAGCCCTGCCCCCCTGATTACCAAGATCCATGAAAAGCTGGCTTTGGCATTTTCCTGTTTTGTGTTTATGCTCCTGGGTTCATCGCTGGGGATCATTACGCGCCGGCGCGAAAAAACCATCAACATCGGGATTGCCGTCTTAATTATCATCTGCTATTATCCCTTGTATATAGGCCTGGTGGCAATGGCCATCGAAGGGATCATCCCGGCTGCCCTGGCCTGCTGGATCCCAAATATTATATTTGCCGCAGTTGGAGGTTACTTAACCTATAAACTATGCGCATCTTAG